From Xiphophorus couchianus chromosome 23, X_couchianus-1.0, whole genome shotgun sequence, one genomic window encodes:
- the LOC114138950 gene encoding protocadherin gamma-C5-like isoform X3, giving the protein MRMTKRKEHRDWRWMALWWHHFFLLWNTIHGQTRYSIQEELKPGSVVGNLAKDLGLGLSDIFERKLRVPSEAGGQHFSVDVGKGELIVNDRIDREALCGQSTSCILPLQVVIEDPLQLHRIEVEIRDINDNSPNFLSNEISLYIAESAAVGTRFPLESAGDPDVGSNSLKSYTLSKNDCFSLKIKEIEGGKAAPELFLEKTLDREKTSVHKILLTALDGGNPVRSGTTQITITVLDINDNFPVFEKNLYKISLGEKSLKGIVIIKPRATDADEGSNGEVEFSFAPRTPPSVLSAFDIHLLTGEITLKGDLDYETVKSYDIDVIAKDKGSPQMEGHCRVQVDVTDFNDNAPEIVFTSQPKPVREDAPSGTVVALISAKDLDSGDNGKVTLHLAKGPPFNLKPSFSNNYALVTSGTLDRESASEYNIEITATDSGTPQLSSTKTIHVSITDVNDNPPSFSQSSYNVYLKENGLPGSILYSVSASDLDSGENAKISYSILDSKVQDVSVSSYVYINSDNGSIYSMHSFDYEKLKVFQIQVQAKDQGSPSLSSNATVHVFILDQNDNTPAVIYPSSAALGSLSHQRMHRSAKAGHLVTKVTAVDADSGYNAWISYRLAEATDASLFTVNQYTGEVRTKRAVYEQDDSSQRLLIEIKDDGQPVQSATATVSILLEDGLHEPILDLRHKMSEPSKKTGRITLYLILSLASVSVLSLVTFLILAVKCIRGSRSSGSCCMRRSDCDDYKNPNRNLQIQLNTDGPIKYVEVLGGDMISQSQSFRSCMSPMSEYSDFTLIKPSSTTDFKEVISVLDASLPDSTWTFESQQQKPPNNDWRFTQGQRPGPSGPHMPYGTHIRWTPKNGTRATGGPEVAMGTGPWPQPPTEAEQLQALMAAANEVSEATATLGPGTMGLSTRYSPQFTLQHVPDYRQNVYIPGSTATLTSNPQQQQATAQQATQQALPPPQASAQAEPPKAAQTPASKKKSTKKEKK; this is encoded by the exons ATGAGGATGACAAAGAGGAAAGAACACCGAGACTGGAGATGGATGGCGCTTTGGTGGcatcatttctttcttctgtggAATACAATACATGGACAGACTCGTTACAGCATACAAGAGGAGCTGAAACCGGGTTCTGTGGTTGGAAATCTTGCAAAAGATCTGGGTTTGGGATTATCGGACATTTTTGAGCGCAAGCTACGTGTCCCCTCCGAGGCTGGTGGGCAGCATTTCAGCGTGGATGTGGGGAAGGGCGAGTTAATAGTGAATGACAGAATAGACAGAGAGGCTTTATGTGGACAAAGCACCAGCTGCATATTGCCTCTGCAGGTTGTAATCGAGGATCCTCTACAGCTACATCGAATTGAAGTTGAAATAAGAGATATTAATGACAATTCTCCAAATTTCCTTTCAAACGAGATTTCTTTATATATAGCCGAATCGGCGGCTGTAGGTACGCGCTTTCCTTTAGAGAGCGCAGGGGACCCTGATGTTGGGAGCAATTCACTTAAATCGTATACACTCAGTAAAAACGACTGCTTCTCCCTGAAGATCAAAGAAATTGAGGGTGGCAAGGCTGCCCCGGAGctgtttttggaaaaaactcTCGACCGAGAGAAAACGTCAGTTCACAAAATATTGCTGACAGCGTTAGACGGAGGAAATCCTGTAAGGTCTGGGACTACACAAATAACTATAACTGTTCTTGATATCAATGATAATTTTCCGGTGTTTGAGAAAAACTTGTACAAAATATCTTTGggtgaaaaaagtttgaaaggaATAGTTATTATTAAACCCAGAGCGACAGATGCAGACGAAGGCTCAAACGGTGAAGTTGAATTTTCATTTGCGCCTCGTACGCCGCCTTCTGTGCTGTCAGCCTTTGATATTCACCTTTTAACAGGTGAAATAACTCTGAAAGGGGATTTAGACTATGAGACAGTTAAGTCATATGACATTGATGTCATCGCAAAGGACAAAGGCAGTCCTCAAATGGAAGGCCACTGTCGTGTCCAGGTAGACGTCACTGATTTTAATGATAACGCCCctgaaattgtttttacttCTCAGCCGAAACCTGTGCGCGAAGACGCGCCAAGTGGTACTGTAGTTGCTTTGATAAGCGCAAAAGACCTTGACTCCGGTGATAACGGTAAAGTGACTCTACATCTCGCCAAAGGTCCCCCTTTTAATCTGAAGCCTtcattttctaataattatGCGCTGGTTACCAGCGGAACTTTAGACAGAGAGAGCGCCTCTGAGTATAATATTGAGATAACCGCCACTGATTCAGGTACTCCACAACTGTCCAGTACGAAAACTATTCATGTCAGCATTACTGATGTAAATGACAACCCTCCTAGTTTTTCTCAGTCGTCCTACAATgtgtatttaaaagaaaatggattaCCGGGATCTATACTTTATTCAGTATCAGCGTCTGATCTGGATTCTGGTGAAAACGCAAAGATCTCTTACTCCATACTGGACTCTAAAGTGCAGGACGTTTCTGTCTCGTCTTATGTTTACATTAACTCAGATAACGGGAGCATCTACAGCATGCACTCGTTTGACTATGAGAAGCTGAAAGTGTTTCAGATTCAGGTTCAGGCAAAGGACCAGGGCTCTCCCTCTCTCAGCAGCAACGCCACTGTCCATGTTTTCATCCTGGACCAGAACGATAATACCCCCGCTGTTATTTACCCCTCCTCCGCTGCCCTGGGCTCCCTCTCTCACCAGAGGATGCACCGCTCCGCTAAAGCGGGTCACCTGGTTACCAAAGTAACGGCCGTGGACGCTGATTCGGGCTATAATGCCTGGATCTCATATAGACTAGCGGAGGCCACAGACGCCTCTCTGTTCACCGTCAATCAGTACACAGGAGAGGTGAGGACTAAACGCGCTGTGTACGAGCAGGACGACTCCTCTCAGAGGCTGCTGATAGAGATCAAGGACGACGGGCAACCGGTTCAGTCCGCCACCGCCACGGTGTCCATCCTACTGGAGGACGGTCTCCATGAACCCATTTTAGACCTCCGACACAAAATGTCCGAGCCCAGCAAGAAAACTGGCAGAATCACCCTTTATTTGATTCTGTCTCTGGCCTCAGTGTCCGTGCTGTCTCTGGTGACTTTTCTCATCCTGGCGGTGAAATGCATCAGGGGCAGCAGAAGCAGCGGGAGCTGCTGCATGAGAAGGAGCGACTGTGATGATTACAAGAACCCCAACAGAAACCTGCAGATTCAGCTCAACACTGATGGACCTATAAAATACGTGGAGGTCCTGGGAGGAGACATGATATCTCAGAGTCAGTCGTTCAGGTCCTGCATGTCTCCGATGTCAGAGTACAGTGATTTCACATTGATCAAACCCAGCAGCACCACAGACTTTAAAGAAGTCATCAGTGTTCTGGACGCGTCTTTACCCGACAGCACCTGGACCTTTGAGAGCCAGCAG CAAAAGCCCCCCAACAATGACTGGCGCTTCACACAAGGACAGAGGCCTGGACCTAGTGG tcCCCACATGCCGTACGGTACACACATACGATGGACGCCGAAGAATGGGACAAG GGCAACTGGAGGACCTGAGGTAGCCATGGGAACTGGCCCCTGGCCCCAGCCCCCCACCGAAGCCGAGCAGCTTCAGGCACTGATGGCAGCAGCCAACG AAGTAAGTGAGGCGACGGCCACCCTCGGGCCCGGCACCATGGGCTTGAGCACCCGCTACAGCCCCCAGTTCACCCTGCAGCACGTCCCCGACTACCGCCAGAACGTCTACATCCCCGGGAGCACGGCCACCCTCACCTCCAaccctcagcagcagcaggctaCGGCCCAGCAGGCCACGCAGCAGGCGCTGCCTCCGCCTCAGGCCTCGGCACAGGCTGAGCCTCCAAAGGCCGCCCAGACCCCCGCCTCCAAGAAGAAGTCCACCAAGAAGGAGAAGAAGTAG
- the LOC114138950 gene encoding protocadherin gamma-C5-like isoform X29 yields the protein MDSRQRKRSGGGTLWRIYLYLACVCSASAELRYSVSEELKPGSVVGNIAKDLSYTAQSIVQRNLRVVSESAVEYFEVKQATGDLIIKQKIDREQLCELSPTCSQQIQIMLEDPLEIHRVMVDILDVNDNAPQFSTSNISLEVSEAAAPGTRFRLESAHDPDVGTNSLRTYHVATNDFFTLNVQAKSDGSKFPELVVDKPLDRETQASFRLLLTAVDGGQPEKSGSTLLLIKILDVNDNAPVFAETVTKVTLSENVAQGTLVTKLNATDADSGSNGEISFLFSKYTPERVLQLFTVDSKIGEIRVKGDVDYEKAASYHITVQARDGGYPAMEGSCNVIVDIIDVNDNAPEVTLMSPTSSIREDSPPEKMIAVITAKDLDSGDNGKVTLTIPPGLPFKLILAFDGHYSLKTAGSLDRETVPEYTVVIKATDAGSPPLSSQKTFLVKLLDVNDNAPSFSQPSYSVDLPENNSPSSPIAAVSATDADLGENARISYAILPSMVQDSPISSYVYINPETGHIYSMRSLDHEKLNAFRIQVQARDAGEPPRATNVTVHVFVVDVNDNSPVIVHPSYPKDKRLQLTVPPSAGPGHIINKLVAVDADSGHNAWLFYSIAPGPNVGMFRIGAHTGELRTARKWAEEEVGSTYDITVIIQDNGDPPRSSSVNITVTVEEKSTAIDVPVNTRHNHFYHHNGMSNITLYLIISLACVSGVAFITFMVLMVRCLRHRDSGLGDSECCCYGRHRSSRYHQRPSKDLHLQLNTDGPIRYMEVVGPHTRTYRPCYSTISSRSDFVFMKTPMLSHNNTLNMTLSRKNLMNSAIEQKPPNNDWRFTQGQRPGPSGATGGPEVAMGTGPWPQPPTEAEQLQALMAAANVSEATATLGPGTMGLSTRYSPQFTLQHVPDYRQNVYIPGSTATLTSNPQQQQATAQQATQQALPPPQASAQAEPPKAAQTPASKKKSTKKEKK from the exons ATGGACTCCAGGCAGAGGAAGCGCTCCGGAGGAGGGACGCTGTGGAGGATTTACCTCTATCTGGCCTGCGTGTGCTCAGCGTCCGCTGAGCTCAGGTATTCCGTATCAGAGGAACTAAAGCCAGGCTCGGTGGTTGGAAACATCGCGAAAGATCTGAGCTATACGGCTCAGAGTATCGTCCAGAGGAATTTACGGGTGGTCTCCGAGTCAGCGGTGGAGTATTTCGAGGTGAAACAGGCAACTGGTgatttaattattaaacaaaaaattgaCAGGGAACAACTGTGCGAACTGAGTCCAACGTGTTCgcaacaaatacaaattatgcTGGAGGACCCACTGGAGATTCATCGCGTCATGGTGGACATCCTGGATGTGAACGATAACGCGCCGCAGTTTTCAACCAGCAATATTTCTCTGGAGGTGTCGGAGGCGGCCGCGCCGGGCACGCGGTTCCGCCTGGAAAGCGCACACGATCCAGACGTGGGCACCAACTCCTTACGCACGTACCATGTGGCTACAAATGACTTTTTTACACTGAATGTGCAGGCTAAGAGTGACGGCAGCAAGTTTCCAGAACTTGTCGTGGATAAACCTCTGGACAGAGAGACACAGGCCTCCTTTCGCCTGTTGCTCACTGCCGTGGATGGGGGTCAGCCGGAGAAGTCTGGCTCAACACTTTTGCTCATTAAAATTCTGGATGTAAATGACAATGCTCCGGTTTTTGCCGAGACGGTGACGAAGGTGACGCTGTCGGAAAACGTCGCACAGGGCACTTTAGTTACAAAATTAAATGCGACTGACGCTGATTCTGGCAGCAACGGTGAAATATCATTCCTGTTTAGTAAATACACACCAGAACGTGTTCTCCAGCTCTTCACTGTGGACTCCAAGATCGGGGAGATCCGTGTGAAGGGGGATGTAGACTACGAGAAGGCCGCATCTTATCACATCACAGTGCAGGCCAGAGATGGGGGATACCCTGCCATGGAGGGTTCCTGTAACGTCATAGTGGACATCATCGATGTGAATGACAACGCCCCAGAGGTGACACTGATGTCACCGACCAGCTCCATCAGAGAAGACTCGCCTCCAGAGAAAATGATTGCTGTCATAACCGCTAAAGACCTGGACTCTGGAGACAATGGAAAGGTTACATTAACCATCCCACCAGGTTTGccatttaaacttattttagcCTTTGATGGCCATTATAGTTTGAAAACTGCTGGCAGCCTGGACAGAGAAACTGTCCCAGAGTACACAGTGGTTATCAAGGCGACTGATGCTGGCTCCCCACCCCTCTCAtctcagaaaacatttctaGTGAAGCTCTTGGATGTAAATGACAATGCTCCATCTTTCTCCCAGCCTTCATACTCTGTGGACCTCCCTGAGAACAATTCCCCCAGCTCCCCGATCGCTGCCGTTTCTGCCACAGATGCCGATCTGGGTGAGAATGCTCGGATCTCCTATGCCATCCTTCCCAGCATGGTCCAGGATTCGCCTATTTCTTCTTATGTGTACATTAACCCAGAAACTGGCCACATATACAGCATGCGCTCCCTTGACCATGAGAAGCTCAATGCTTTCCGCATTCAGGTGCAGGCCCGGGACGCAGGGGAACCCCCACGGGCAACAAATGTCACTGTACATGTCTTTGTTGTGGATGTGAATGACAACTCACCAGTGATTGTTCATCCCTCCTACCCAAAAGACAAAAGACTGCAGCTCACTGTGCCCCCATCTGCTGGCCCAGGCCACATCATAAATAAACTGGTGGCAGTGGATGCAGACAGTGGGCACAATGCGTGGTTGTTTTACTCAATCGCTCCTGGACCAAATGTTGGCATGTTCCGTATCGGGGCCCACACCGGGGAGCTCCGCACAGCCCGCAAATGGGCCGAAGAGGAAGTGGGCTCTACTTATGACATAACAGTCATCATCCAGGACAATGGTGACCCACCGAGGTCCAGCTCGGTGAACATCACTGTAACTGTGGAGGAGAAATCCACAGCCATCGATGTTCCAGTGAACACTCGCCACAACCACTTCTATCACCATAACGGAATGTCTAACATCACTTTATATCTCATAATCTCTCTTGCATGTGTGTCGGGTGTAGCTTTCATCACATTTATGGTTCTCATGGTGCGCTGCCTAAGGCACCGTGACTCAGGGCTGGGAGACTCTGAATGCTGTTGCTATGGCCGCCACAGGTCCAGCCGCTACCATCAGAGGCCCAGCAAAGACCTGCACCTGCAGCTCAACACCGATGGACCCATACGATACATGGAGGTGGTGGGTCCACACACACGCACCTATCGACCCTGCTACTCCACTATATCTAGTCGAAGTGACTTTGTATTTATGAAGACACCCATGCTGAGTCATAACAACACGCTCAACATGACGCTCAGCAGGAAGAACCTCATGAACTCAGCCATTGAG CAAAAGCCCCCCAACAATGACTGGCGCTTCACACAAGGACAGAGGCCTGGACCTAGTGG GGCAACTGGAGGACCTGAGGTAGCCATGGGAACTGGCCCCTGGCCCCAGCCCCCCACCGAAGCCGAGCAGCTTCAGGCACTGATGGCAGCAGCCAACG TAAGTGAGGCGACGGCCACCCTCGGGCCCGGCACCATGGGCTTGAGCACCCGCTACAGCCCCCAGTTCACCCTGCAGCACGTCCCCGACTACCGCCAGAACGTCTACATCCCCGGGAGCACGGCCACCCTCACCTCCAaccctcagcagcagcaggctaCGGCCCAGCAGGCCACGCAGCAGGCGCTGCCTCCGCCTCAGGCCTCGGCACAGGCTGAGCCTCCAAAGGCCGCCCAGACCCCCGCCTCCAAGAAGAAGTCCACCAAGAAGGAGAAGAAGTAG
- the LOC114138950 gene encoding protocadherin gamma-C5-like isoform X50, with the protein MKELSGDRHVPELVLEKPLDRERQSVHQLLLTALDGGSPVKTGTTNIIVTVLDNNDNVPVFKRTLYNISVPENSAVGSVLVQVEATDEDEGVNAEIEYRFADSTPQSLLSIFKMNSDTGEIILLDALDYESSSKIEISITAKDKGFPEMEGHCRVQIVVIDVNDNVPEIMLTSKPSPVREDAPKGTVVALISARDLDSGNNGNVALKLAHRSPFSLKASFSNNYALITAGVLDREKTAEYNVEITATDSGSPPLSSKKTIHVSITDVNDNPPVFTQSFYNVYVKENRVPGSILYSVSASDLDSGENAKISYSILDSKVQDVSVSSYVYINSDNGSIYSMHSFDYEKLKVFQIQVQAKDQGSPSLSSNATVHVFILDQNDNTPAVIYPSSAALGSLSHQRMPRSAKAGHLVTKVTAVDADSGYNAWISYRLAEATDASLFTVNQYTGEVRTKRAVYEQDDSSQRLLIEIKDDGQPVQSATATVSILLEDGLHEPILDLRHKMSEPSKKTGRITLYLILSLASVSVLSLVTFLILAVKCIRGSRSSGSCCMRRSDCDDYKNPNRNLQIQLNTDGPIKYVEVLGGDMMSQSQSFRSCMSPMSEYSDFTLIKPSSTTDFKEVISVLDASLPDSTWTFESQQQKPPNNDWRFTQGQRPGPSGPHMPYGTHIRWTPKNGTRATGGPEVAMGTGPWPQPPTEAEQLQALMAAANEVSEATATLGPGTMGLSTRYSPQFTLQHVPDYRQNVYIPGSTATLTSNPQQQQATAQQATQQALPPPQASAQAEPPKAAQTPASKKKSTKKEKK; encoded by the exons ATGAAGGAACTGTCTGGTGACCGACATGTTCCGGAGCTGGTGCTGGAGAAACCGCTAGACCGAGAGAGACAGAGCGTGCATCAGTTGTTACTGACGGCGTTAGACGGAGGCAGCCCGGTGAAAACTGGAACCACAAATATCATCGTGACCGTGTTGGACAATAACGACAACGTGCCAGTGTTTAAAAGGACGTTGTATAATATTTCTGTGCCTGAAAATAGCGCCGTCGGTTCTGTGCTTGTTCAAGTTGAAGCCACGGATGAAGACGAGGGAGTCAATGCAGAGATTGAATACAGATTTGCTGACAGCACGCCCCAGTCGCTGCTGTCCATTTTTAAGATGAATTCAGATACAGGCGAAATTATCTTATTGGACGCGTTAGATTATGAGAGCAGCAGTAAGATTGAAATAAGTATCACTGCAAAGGACAAAGGATTTCCAGAAATGGAGGGTCACTGTCGCGTACAAATAGTTGTAATAGATGTCAATGATAACGTGCCAGAAATAATGTTAACTTCCAAGCCAAGTCCCGTACGAGAGGACGCACCAAAAGGTACCGTGGTAGCTTTAATAAGTGCACGTGATCTCGATTCAGGCAATAATGGCAACGTGGCATTAAAACTTGCCCATCGGTCTCCTTTCAGTCTGAAAGCTTCTTTTTCAAACAATTATGCCCTGATTACTGCTGGTGTTTTAGACCgagaaaaaacagcagaatatAATGTTGAGATAACAGCGACTGATTCAGGCTCCCCGCCTCTGTCAAGTAAGAAAACAATTCATGTCAGCATCACTGATGTAAATGACAACCCACCTGTTTTTACCCAGTCCTTTTATAATGTGTATGTGAAAGAGAACAGAGTCCCAGGATCTATACTATATTCAGTGTCCGCATCTGATCTGGATTCTGGTGAAAACGCAAAGATCTCTTACTCCATACTGGACTCTAAAGTGCAGGACGTCTCTGTCTCGTCTTATGTTTACATTAACTCAGATAACGGGAGCATCTACAGCATGCACTCGTTTGACTATGAGAAGCTGAAAGTGTTTCAGATTCAGGTTCAGGCAAAGGACCAGGGCTCTCCCTCTCTCAGCAGCAACGCCACTGTCCATGTTTTCATCCTGGACCAGAACGATAATACCCCCGCTGTTATTTACCCCTCCTCCGCTGCACTGGGCTCCCTCTCTCATCAGAGGATGCCCCGCTCCGCTAAAGCGGGTCACCTGGTTACCAAGGTAACGGCCGTGGACGCTGACTCGGGCTATAATGCCTGGATCTCATACAGACTAGCAGAGGCCACAGACGCCTCTCTGTTCACCGTCAATCAGTACACAGGAGAGGTGAGGACTAAACGCGCTGTGTACGAGCAGGACGACTCCTCTCAGAGGCTGCTGATAGAGATCAAGGACGACGGGCAGCCGGTTCAGTCCGCCACCGCCACGGTGTCCATCCTACTGGAGGACGGTCTCCATGAACCCATTTTAGACCTCCGACACAAAATGTCCGAGCCCAGCAAGAAAACTGGCAGAATCACCCTTTATTTGATTCTGTCTCTGGCCTCAGTGTCCGTGCTGTCTCTGGTGACTTTTCTCATCCTGGCGGTGAAATGCATCAGGGGCAGCAGAAGCAGCGGGAGCTGCTGCATGAGAAGGAGCGACTGTGATGATTACAAGAACCCCAACAGAAACCTGCAGATTCAGCTCAACACTGACGGACCTATAAAATACGTGGAGGTCCTGGGAGGAGACATGATGTCTCAGAGTCAGTCGTTCAGGTCCTGCATGTCTCCGATGTCAGAGTACAGTGATTTCACATTGATCAAACCCAGCAGCACCACAGACTTTAAAGAAGTCATCAGTGTTCTGGACGCGTCTTTACCCGACAGCACCTGGACCTTTGAGAGCCAGCAG CAAAAGCCCCCCAACAATGACTGGCGCTTCACACAAGGACAGAGGCCTGGACCTAGTGG tcCCCACATGCCGTACGGTACACACATACGATGGACGCCGAAGAATGGGACAAG GGCAACTGGAGGACCTGAGGTAGCCATGGGAACTGGCCCCTGGCCCCAGCCCCCCACCGAAGCCGAGCAGCTTCAGGCACTGATGGCAGCAGCCAACG AAGTAAGTGAGGCGACGGCCACCCTCGGGCCCGGCACCATGGGCTTGAGCACCCGCTACAGCCCCCAGTTCACCCTGCAGCACGTCCCCGACTACCGCCAGAACGTCTACATCCCCGGGAGCACGGCCACCCTCACCTCCAaccctcagcagcagcaggctaCGGCCCAGCAGGCCACGCAGCAGGCGCTGCCTCCGCCTCAGGCCTCGGCACAGGCTGAGCCTCCAAAGGCCGCCCAGACCCCCGCCTCCAAGAAGAAGTCCACCAAGAAGGAGAAGAAGTAG